ACCTGGTCAGCTCCCAACTCCTATTCTTCTTTCTCCCAGGCTGAAGCAGCTGAGCGTCGAGCCCTACAGTCAGGAAGAGGCGGAGAGGGCAGCGGGTATGGGCTCCTATGTGCCCCCCAAGCGGCTGGCAGTGCCCACAGAAGTGTCCACTGAGGTCCCTGAGATGGACACATCTACCTGACATGGTCTGAGGATACCAGGCAGAGTAGCTGCCCATGAACAGAGATGCAAGGGCTAGAGAGTGTGCCAAACTCTTTTTGCCCTGGGCTTGGGGGGCGGATGGCCTCTTCTTGGTACCTTCCCCCCAATAAAGGAACTGGACAGAGGGCTTGTCTCTGACTCTCTAACTTCCAGGCTACTGCCTCAAACTACCACCCTGGAAAGGTTTCTCTACTATTTTCTGTGTGCAGGGCCCAGGGTGTCTACTCCCCAAGTCGTCCAGCTTTGGAACCTgcatcccttcctttcttctgggGTCCTAGCATCTGATATTGGAGCCCCCAGATGGAGCCCAAGTGCAATGTGGAGTGAGGGAGTAGGATCAGGTTTCTTCTGCCCTGCTTCCAATGAGGGCAGGGACCGATCCCCAGAAAAGAAATGGGCTCCTGAGATTACAGCCCTCTCCCCTGAGTCACCTACCCCAGGGCCCAGGTGAGAGGCTTCCCACTTCGTCATGAGGCCTGTGGTGGCTGCCGCTGCCCCACCATCTTCCAGACAGCGTAGCAGGAGCCGCCCAGACCGAGGACAGCCAGCAGTGTAGCCACAACCCCACCCAGCGGACTCCGGGGCTCTGCCTTCAGCTCCCCGGCTACCTGCATCTGAGGATGCACAAAGGGTGCACCTGAAGCATCAACTGAGACTTCTgagaaggtggggggtgggacgGGGCTGAGAAGGTGTACTGAATGAAGGAGACATGGACTCCATTGTGCCCCAGGGAGATTCCACCCCGATCCCTCTCGCTTCACTGCCCATCTGGGCCCCAGCTGCTCAGGCGGCAGGGAACGTGACAGCCTAGTTGGTGGTGGTGTCCACCCAGCTATGGTAAGGGGAGGAAGGGGTCAGCGGTGCCAGAAACCAGAAGTTAGGGGTCCTTACCTGTAACACCCGAAAATAGCCAGGCGTCAGGCGTCGAAATCGCATGGTGTGGGGCACTGGTCTCCCTGGCAGCCTGTGGGGTGGGAGCAGAGATGAAGACCAGTGGTGTTCATGGTACCAAGAAGTGGAAATCAGGGTATAGAAGTTCCTGACCTCCTATACGGATGAGACCCATGCCCTCAGCGGATGCTCA
The sequence above is drawn from the Cynocephalus volans isolate mCynVol1 chromosome 8, mCynVol1.pri, whole genome shotgun sequence genome and encodes:
- the ZNF593OS gene encoding putative transmembrane protein ZNF593OS, which produces MRFRRLTPGYFRVLQMQVAGELKAEPRSPLGGVVATLLAVLGLGGSCYAVWKMVGQRQPPQAS